A stretch of DNA from Salvia splendens isolate huo1 unplaced genomic scaffold, SspV2 ctg820, whole genome shotgun sequence:
TAGTTTGATCATCTTATCCTTCAAATACTCAATCCTATATTTTATAAATCTACCCTATCACTCAAAGTAAACACATTCTTTATATGCATGTGTGTCTTTGTCATGCTTGGTGTTTAACCTCAGGGCTTGAAGGTGAGTGAGAGTGTTTAACCCATGGGAATCGTATACTGCCTTGGTCTCAGGAATTCATAAACATCGATTATGACATACAATATTCAGACTTTATTGTTTGTGAATGTAGTGACTCGAAGTGGCAACATGCTGAAATAGAGTAGAATCGAAAATATGATCTTGCATGAAAATAAGTTTTGGCTTCTGTCCTTCTCCATTACCCCCTCCGCTCTCTGACTCTTTGTTGGGAAGATGGGTAGGTATTTATTATGTGTAActcttcttttttattattggaAATCTTTAGTCTGCTTGAATTTGAGACTCTTAACTTTCTAATATCTGATTTCCATCCTCCAACTGCCAGTGTCTCCTTTATTAAGTTCCAAATCTGATTTAAAGAGTAGATGTTtaactaaatatttttataatcttCTCTATTGGATCAGTAAGAATCTAGATAAACATAAAATTTCATTTGCTCTTAAGATATTTTAAAGGATTGTTTCCATAACTGCTTCTTATATGGATACAAGTAGTTTTGGTTTAATCTATTCTTAATATTAACTTCTTCTGTTTTTGGTAATCTGAACATTTTAATTATATAGGTCAATACTTCCTTGTCTGCTGTGCGAACTCGTCTTCACAATGTCACGGAAGAGAGGGATCAATTTTTTGATGCTAATGATCAAATTGTCGCCCATGTGAAAACTAAGGTCTGCTATACCTTTCCCATTAAAAAATTACTCTGTTCCATATACTGCTGAATCACGTAGATAAATCATAGTAAATGCTATCAACTATACTTCAAGGGTTGCCTTATCCATATTTtgattgttttattttacatatcCTTACAACTTTGTAGGAGGATGAACTAGCAAAATCCATTGTGTCTTGTCGAACAGAATCAGATATTCTTAGTACGTGGATTAACTTTTTGGAAGATACTTGGTCTCTTCAGTGTTCATACGTGGAAGCTAAGGAGAAAGAAACCAAGTATGTATGAATTCAATATGGTTTAGTCGATAGAAATCTCTGCTATAAACACATGCATTTTAACTCTACAATTGACATATTTTTACCTGTTTATATATGAGCTGCATAAAGGTTGTATAGAAACACACTTTGAACGAACTTTTAGATGAATTTCATTTATGACAATTTCGTACTTTGATAGTCAACTCCTAATGGACTTCTAACAAAGTGTCACAATTTGAAGAACTGCAAAGTTGTTTATGATGGCATACTTATATCAGCTTCTTAAAAAGTCTATATGTAAAATCCATACTGAGTTGGTTACATTCTAAAACTGCTCCATATGTACGTATTTTCTCTGAGGGTGTATTGTTGCTCATTTTCCATTTGCATATGAAAGTGCTGAGATCGAGAGACACGAAGATTACTTCACAGATTTGGTTAAGAAGCTGCTTTCTTCTTATGAGgtgcttattttatttatttattttattcactgCAATGGTATTCCGTATCTTTTAGTAATTTTGATGTTTGCAAACTATATATCCATCTTCTTCCGTCTCATTCGATGCAGAAAGAGCTTAGACAGCCTATTGATCGCATTGGAAAGTATGTGGAGAACTTAAAGTGCCTGACTGATGGGTATTTCCCCATATAATATTTGTAAAAGATGGTACTGTCCTAGTTTGGCTACGTACGAGCCTAATATTTCTGAAACTGCTTACAGCTCTGAACCGTCTCCTGGATTGGAAACTAACGAATCTCAGTTGGTTAGCCCAAAGAGAAATCTCGAGGAAGAATACCTGGATTATGAAGCTAAGGTAAACTGAAATTAATTCATATTAGTTGCTTAAGTTCAAATTAACGATATATAGGAGCTTCGTTTATCACCATCCCCCGCATTTACCCATGATGGCTACCTTTTCGCTCTGTTTTTTTTCTTGCAGAAGTAACTCATCAAAATATTGTGTATTTGAACTTCTTGACAATATCTAACTTATGTAACACCACTAGTAGTCTTGGGCAATTGAGTCATCAAACTTTTACAAAAAAACTTTAGCCGGTTTATTTTTCTTAACAACTTGCAGATAATAACTACATTCAGCGTAGTGGACAACATGAGAGAGCGGTATTATGCCGGCCAAGGAAAACTATCCAGGTCTTACTGCCAATCAATTATAGCCACTCCTGTCCTTCCCTGTGTAGTACCTTTCCAAGACTCCATGTTAAGTCTAcgttgtatattttttttatttcagcaaAGAGAATAAGGAGGTGAAAGAGCTATTTGACAAAATTGAGAAGCTAAGAGAGGAATTTGAATCCATCGAGCGACCTACTCTGGATATTGAGAATCCCACTAAAGAGGCAGATGAATCGCCTAGTGAAAGCGTCACAAGCTCCTCTACGGAGCAGGCAGAAAGAGAAGTCAGTGCTGGGAAGGCTGACGAGCAACGGCCCTCACCTAAGTCGAAGCAGATCGAGATACTTGATCCTGCAGCAGAGTTGGCGAAACTTGAGTCTGAATTTGGAAAAGTAGATCCAGACTACGCTGCAGAGGACATCGGGGAGTGGGAATTCGATGAGCTTGAGAGGGAGTTGAAATCTGGCGATTCATCAAAAAAGTAGAACTCCTCATCTTTTGTCCTTGAAGTTACCTGTGTTATTTCGTGGTTCCAAATTTGTTGATTTCTTCATAAACATGTATAAAATCCAGCTGATGAAGCTGACATTTTTAATGTATGTACTTATATTAAGTGAaacaagattttttttaatgtatgtaCTTAAACGAAGTGAAACTAGGGACATGACTGTTAGCTTCTTTTTAATCATGGGATGAATATAAGTTATGTCAATATAAATATGTTATTTATGTAAATGATATTTGCCTGTAAATTCTTGAATCTTAGCTTAATTTTGATAATGTATAGTAGTAGATTTAAAATCTGTAGTAAATTATcgaattattgatttgttttgattttaaaattaatcaagATTTCAATGTTGATTATAGGTAGTGAAATGTTGTGTTATacaatcaaactaaataataTGATTTCTTGTTTTATCCCTTCTatctcatttctttttcttttctcgcATTCCTTCTTAGTATAAACTTCCACCactcaataaataaaattagtataATGTGATGTTGTTTTAGTGCATATAATATGATGTAGTTTTGGTGGTATTTGATGGTAAGTATTCCAAGTTATATCAATTcctaaattttgatttattataaaattacaaCAAAGCAATAGtttaacaatttatacataGATTTGAAGTTAGTATACAAAATCAAAAATCGACGAATATTTAGGAATTTATAGGTACATTAAGTTCTAAACTAAGTGACTTCTCTAAAGTTGTACTAGTATTTTAATAATCACAGCACATTTCGGGCCTTAGTTGTAATGTGCTTCCATTGTTAAATACTATAAATACGttatgggatacgaactaatgATGGATTGCATCACCGGAAACTTGCGAATACCCAATTTGATATTTTGGCAAtagaatttaagaaaaataaatgaatgtATCATCTTATAAAAATCTGTACATTGTCCGTAGATTAGGAAAAAATGTTTTCTGCTTCCAAAATCCAATGTGCTAGTGCTTAACCAACAACGCCCACAGGTTTGCATTATAAAGCAAATAAGGGCTTGGGCACGGTAATTGTGACTTGTGATTAATACCCCATTCATCAATAAAAGATATATACACATTCCACTACTTCGCTTaccatttcattttaaaaatgagACTGTATTTTCCTGATTATGTTACAAAATGTCATCGATAATATATTCTTTTATACATCGAACTAAAACAATTAATGAAATGTTAATTTTACgtatctaaaataaaatatttatccaGAGATATTCTAAAGCGAccttataaaatataaaagaaataaattaataaaagtggaaTGACATATTTATGAGGATGTCCTAAAATGAGTATTGGAAATTGTTTTTCGGATTCCCGCATGCGTTTCGAATATTCCGTCAACACACATTACCAAAGGGCATTTTAGGCAATTCACTTTTCCTGATCCACAAATAATGAGTTTTCTCTTCTCGATTATATAAATTCGCGGATATCCATCACTCACAACCAGTCATTTGCCATTACCAACCACTACACACTACCAAAAGCCATATTCTCGTGCATTTTCTAGTTATCTCCGATATCAAAAATGGGCAGAAAGTTCTTCGTCGGCGGCAACTGGAAATGCGTAAGTATTCATCTCTTCGATGTTATGAGAATGATTGATCCGTTTGTTGTGGATCTCCTTTTCATTTCGGCCGATCTCGTTTCCGATCTACTGTTTAATCTCTTCCTTTTAGTAGATTTAACGTTGTTTTATGTATCGCATATAGAGATTGATGTATGTTTGTGGATCTCAATGCTTAGGGATATTATTAGTCTGCAATTTTGTAGCAATAGTCTTTGTCTTTGACGTGATCGCTGAATTTGATTTTGCTTGGGAGTTTACTGATTTTGTAGCAATAGTcgaaatgttattttatttggaTCTGAGCTGATTTCGCCTTATTAGTAATTTCTGAGATCGATCGATGGAAACGAGATGAACTTACTGTTTTTTGATGagattttttcttgtgaaatgaATGACTGGTGGATTCGTTATCTAGATATCCTATGTTCTCACTTTTGAGATTTAGCTTTTTATGCGTTTGTTGTAGCATGCACAGAGTATCAGTTTATTGAATCACATTTTCTTAATGATCTTCgtttttttgcctttttttcTGGAGTGATTGGTTGAATATCAGCTATCTATACTTTCATTTGGCTGCAGTTGTTGTGTTTCTAAGagatttcaatttaattttgtagaATGGTAATTCTGAGGAAGTAAAGAAGATCGTCGCATCACTCAATGCTGCTCAAGTGCCATCCCAGGATGTTGTTGGTGAGGATATATTTTACTAACCTGACATGTTAAAAGTTTTAAACTGGTGGATTTGTTAATGGGCaagaaataatgaaataatCAATGTCGATCCACTGATTTCTTGCCTACAAATTTCGTATTTTGAATTTGTGCTTTGagtctttctttcttctttttatcCGTTTGGATAAGAATAAACCGTCCTGTTGTCTTGTTTAATTGACATTCATATGTTATGTGTTTGAAAATCCATATGACTTGAATACAAATCCTTTTTAATGGAAGTGATGGAATTATAGTCTATCACAGTATGCTTAAGTTGTGTGCCATACTATCCCAATGACTTTTTGGTTTTGGCATTGTGAAATTATAAAGAACGATATTTCTAAGAGTTGCTTCAATATTTATATTTGTCTGTTACACTTTCAACCAAAACTCTCTTTACTTGAAGAAAGTATGTTTAAACTCTGGAACTGTTTGTGTGTGTATGCCTGTGCggtgttttcttttttcttccatGTCAACTAATTTTGTGTTAATTCGCCATTCCATGCAGAGGTGGTTGTCAGTCCTCCATACGTGTTTCTTCCCTTGGTAAAAGGTTCTCTGCGACCTGATTTCCACGTTGCAGCTCAGAACTGTTGGGTTAGTAAAGGAGGTGCTTACACCGGCGAAGTTAGGTAAGCATCCTTCTCTAAAGCTAACAAGAATTGGCATATCCAGATATACAGTGCTTGTGGCTGTTTAGGAGTATGAAAATTTTCTGTTTAATCATCCTTTGTAGTGCTGAGATGCTTGTAGACCTGAACGTACCTTGGGTTATTCTTGGTCACTCTGAGAGGAGAGCATTGTTGAATGAATCAAGTGAGGTAATTCTGATGTTTacctttattaaaattatttatgcTTATGTATTAGGTTTTTCCTCATGTATTCAATAATGGAATTTACCATGATTTCAGTTTGTTGGAGATAAAGTTGCATATGCACTTTCGAAAGGTTTGAAGGTGATTGCATGTATCGGTGAGACACTTGAACAGAGGGAAGCAGGAACGACTGTGGATGTTGTGGCTGCACAGACCAAGGCCATTGCAGGTACTGATTTCATTTCTGGGAAATTAATTGTACACTTTTTTCCTAAATCTAATTTTATTGGGTTATGACTTTTAATTGTACACTTTTTTCCTAAATCTAATTTTATTGGGTTATGACTTTTAAATATTAGACCAGGTAAAGCCAAGTAGATCATGGTGCACttataaatttcattttcaaccaGCATCTAACGCCAGATTTTCCTTATTGTTAAATGTAACACTGCTACTTGTTTATAAAATGCATACTACTGTTTTTATACATATTCCACAAGAACTTTTCTAGTAAGAAATGAAAGAATCATGGTACATTTTGCAAAAGAATTTCAGTAAAGTTAACCTAGTTGTTCTCCTACGGTCCTACCTCTTTACATGACTCTTTTTCCTGAAACAAACTCCACTCTAACATTACAGCAAAGATTTCGGATTGGACAAACGTTGTCTTGGCTTATGAACCTGTATGGGCTATTGGAACCGGAAAGGTTGCCTCTCCTGCCCAGGCTCAAGAAGTAAGTCTTTCATGATCATGGACACCGTTTGTTGAAAAGTGTTAATGCAACAAAGATGTCTAATCCCGCTTAAACATATAGGTACATGTTGAGTTGAGGAAATGGCTTAAAGCCAATGTGAACGCTGATGTTGCTGCTTCAACCAGGATCATCTATGGAGGTAAATCTGCAGTGCATCCATATTTCGTCTTTTAAAACATACAGCTTTTAGCTCTTACAATTTCCTCACGTAGAATATATTGATCTGATATTTTCGTGCAGGATCTGTGAATGGTGGAAACTGCAAGGATTTGGCTTCACAGCCTGATATTGATGGTTTCCTTGTTGGTGGTGCTTCTCTTAAGGTAATAATCGCATCTCTTCTCATCCTGAAAAAAACGATACGTATAGAGTTGAATGAGCAAATATTCTGACCTGCaccaatttaaattttaatctgTAGCCCGAATTCATTGACATCATCAAGTCAGCTGAAACAAAGAAGAACGCATAAGTTGAAGCGTCGAGAAGAGTTTATTTTTGAAGCCTTTGATAGGGGAGATGTAATAACTATTACCTCGTTTGGCTGAGACTCTGCTGTGCAATTTTCTAGTTATTTGTGGCGCCTTGAATTTGCCTTTTAACTGTACTGAACACTAATAAATCTGGCCTCAAGCAACCTTGTATTGTTATATTCATCTTCATATGCCTGTGCTTGAATCTTTTTGTTGCTAGTGTCTCTCTAATTTGTGATTATGGTATTAGTATATGTTATCTTCCAAACGATGAAACCAAACTGGGATGtcgagaaaaaaaatcattaatcgAAAACATTGATCGTGGATTACATGTTGGTGTCtagaattttattttctgtGTTTCTTGGGAGGCGTTTTCTTGTGATTTGGTTTGCTAGTTGTCTTTCTTGGCTTAGTTTATTTCGTCGTTTGTGTTGTTTCTCAACTGATGTGCGTGCAACCCGCTTGAGCGGTTCTAGCCCTTTTGGCTTTATCGGGAAAAACCGACCTTGATGTGAACGGCCTCGAAAACTAGTGATCGTTATGGACTTGTGGTAATGTAGCTAAATATTGCAAGAGAATCATGGTCCCAATACGAGATCTTACTATATATGGTGTTTGACAAAATTGCTTGGATTACGTTAAACCAGACATCATTCCTTCTTATTATATCCAGAATTAAGGTTGTTCGAGCATTGACTTCTGCTGAGGGACCACAAAGTCGTCTTTAAAAATTGAGAGTGGTTAGTCGATGTTGGTTGCTGGAAGAAGTGCATGTACCAAGACCATGTGACTGTGACTGTGACTGTTTGagccaatgttttaaaaaccggaccggccagCGAACCGGAATCATTACtggttcactggttcaaccggttcactggtcgaaccattggttgaaccggaatactgtttatatatatatatatatatatttatttatttatttagtagtaaataataaaatttaattaaatgttttgtcaataaatattatagtattatatatttaatagtattattttagaaaacaagtcttgtactattatattagaatatttaatgacgttaagtttaaatacaataataaattataatacacaatattaaaaactagtattaaactctatgtataattataaactcatatattataaaacattagtgattgtaaaagtataattaaaatataaaaaatatattataattaacaatttcttaaaagaatattaaaattaaaaggaattatcttaaaagaatataaaattaaaaagaatatatttttagttaatgatagaattttattaattttttatcaacaaatataattaaatactagtagtaagttattgtaaataaaaatttactaatatttatgtataaaaataaataagttcatagtattattttcaaaaagtaatgcggcaaaataatattatacacaaagatatatgaataaacataaattaaaacatatatttagtaaatactcctagtatataatcaaatagtagtaaacttttaatataattaatcacatattcttaatatacatatatacgtattaaacgcgaattattagtttatatagataaaatatttcgtgtttaacatatgaaaataacttatgttcatattactaccaagaagtctttgtggtgtagtggtagaattgttggtaagttcatcgagaggtcttgagttcgacccCTATCAAAgccaaaattttagaataaaattttgaaaagcattaaaaaaatatttaaatacagTTGAACCGGTTCCCGGTTCCCGGTCCAACCGGTTCGACCGGCCGGTTTTACCGGTTCGAGGCGGTCAACTAACAGGCGGTTTTTAGAGGTAAACCGGACCGGAAtgcctaccggttcgcggtccgaccggtccgaccggccggtccggtccggtttttaaaacattggtttgAGCAATGTCATCCTCATATCAATCGAATAACAAGATATGACTATAGATTATTTTGCCATCGCATTTATTGCCTCACAAGAAGAAACAAGTGACAATTGCGAAGTAAAGGAATGAAAAGTATTCAACGCACCACCTTACACTCGTGTCCATCCCAATCCAGAAGATACTGCTTAGATTTTTCTGATTTCAAGATATTTTTAGGAGAATTTCGATTTATATTGCATTAGGGAGGTGTGTGTTGAGATCTCTACATGTGAATTGTttcatactccttccgtcccacagaaatatgcattcttttctttttagtccgtctcataaaaatatgcacgttctaattttagaaagtttttactctctaatgaggtgtgattcattctctactaacaatactttaattactttttctctctacctctctcttactttaccaattttagattaaaactcgtgtcaaaccgaagtgcatattctttaggaacggagggagtattccaTTAAAAGTGTGAGGTGAAAAAGAGGTCAACTTTACCTAACTACTCATCCTTATATCATTAATTGATTTTGGAATGAAACATCTACTCCTATATGATAGTTGGTCTCATCTTCACATGGTAGCCTTGTAAAATTTATCACAATGAAAAAGGTCAGCGTCGCTGGCAATAAATGTCAAATAAAATCTAAAACAACAAAACGAAGATGGTGTGAAAATCTAACATAAGTCAATCTAAAACAACGATAGTGAATGGAAATTTGAGATGATAAAGAAGATCATCGCCCCTAGCAATAAATGATGGTGGATAAAAGTAACACAATAAAAAAGACCGTTATCGCCATAACAATGAATGACAGACGAAGAATAATAATATACCTCAGCTCTAAAGGCTCAATTAAGACCCGTTTAAATAGAGTTTTCTAACCTTCATGAGCTGGAGGGATTGGTCATCCATCTGGCCCACATATACATATCATGGATTGCAAGCTACTTTCATAGTATTTTTTActactaatattaaaaaattaagttgGCAATTCAACGCCCACCAAACTTAGATAAAAGAAGGGGTCGGCGCAGTATTTTCACGAGTCCAAATTTCACTTTCAGAAGATCCGTTTTTTCACTTTAAATCTTTCTCCGCTGTGAATGGTGCTTTCCTTCTCCTTTTCAAACCTCTCTTTTAGCAACGCATGATTTGTCCACATGAGTTTAGATATTAAGCCTAATTTTTGCCTTTTATTCATGTTTCAATAATTGTATCCACGTCAGTATAAACAACGGCTGGGATCAACCAAAATCATTATCTATTCTTAAAGCTAGAAAAACTCCATTAAATTCGATCTTTGGAATTGTCAACTTGTAGTCGATCACACACACTGCAAAATGCTCTAATCCTTTGAAGTGGTGATTCACTTCAGTTCCTTGTCCGCCATCATTGCCGCACCATATTTGTCTTCAAAACACCAACGAACGACCTAGTTCACTACGTCATATCCACCTAGTTATGTTTCGTGAATCCACTAGTATAAAATATCTCAACTACTAAATTAAGGTTATCATTTATAATATGAGGGACATAACTTCGTAACAATATGTTTATTTTGAATCAATTTCATTTCTTCGCGCATGAATTTTTAGATGATAGTTTAAATTAACCACTATTTTATCTCATAAATTCAATGAATGATGGATTTAGGGGATGAAGCAAGAGCTACGTTTTGGTCGAATTTAATATCTTTGTTATGATTGACAAATTGTAATCTAACAAACTCAGGGGTCGGGTTTCGATAAATAACTTAatgtttttaaatttatttattcagtCTTACCTTGATAATATATGTCACTTTTTTT
This window harbors:
- the LOC121791471 gene encoding triosephosphate isomerase, cytosolic-like, with the protein product MGRKFFVGGNWKCNGNSEEVKKIVASLNAAQVPSQDVVEVVVSPPYVFLPLVKGSLRPDFHVAAQNCWVSKGGAYTGEVSAEMLVDLNVPWVILGHSERRALLNESSEFVGDKVAYALSKGLKVIACIGETLEQREAGTTVDVVAAQTKAIAAKISDWTNVVLAYEPVWAIGTGKVASPAQAQEVHVELRKWLKANVNADVAASTRIIYGGSVNGGNCKDLASQPDIDGFLVGGASLKPEFIDIIKSAETKKNA